The Geoalkalibacter sp. genome has a segment encoding these proteins:
- a CDS encoding peptidylprolyl isomerase, with amino-acid sequence MDINRLRVAVLGILCLFLSALGGGAALAAEGLIAKVGDVEVSEFDLAATVQRKMPMQVSFHGKIAPEKIEEIRRQALEDLIAQAYQVNWARENRVSVSEEELAAAVKPLLGRYPSEQAMREAVGDKVFGDFRALMFRKLLADKARTQAVDAKVAVDEAQVKAHYEENQARYFRPRQFRASHILIKVDPSASAEERQAREQRAAELLEQARGGADFYNLAYHNSDDRTRYVGGDLGYFHEGQVVPEFETVILAMEPGQISELVRTRFGFHIIRLVEVNEPRQLSYEEVRERIRERLEKEQQERLMDAWMAELRERYPLKRLDGAAPIRE; translated from the coding sequence ATGGACATAAATCGCTTACGTGTTGCGGTGCTGGGAATTCTGTGTTTGTTCCTGTCGGCCTTGGGCGGCGGTGCCGCGCTGGCTGCCGAAGGGTTGATCGCCAAGGTTGGTGACGTTGAGGTGTCTGAATTTGATCTGGCCGCGACGGTGCAGCGCAAGATGCCCATGCAGGTGAGTTTTCATGGCAAGATCGCCCCGGAGAAGATCGAGGAAATCCGCCGCCAGGCCCTGGAGGATCTGATCGCTCAGGCTTATCAGGTCAACTGGGCGCGGGAGAACAGGGTCTCGGTTTCCGAGGAGGAACTGGCGGCGGCCGTAAAACCCCTGCTGGGCCGCTACCCCTCCGAGCAGGCCATGCGCGAGGCGGTGGGGGATAAGGTCTTTGGTGATTTTCGCGCCCTGATGTTCCGCAAGCTGCTGGCCGACAAGGCGCGAACTCAGGCGGTGGATGCCAAGGTCGCCGTCGACGAGGCGCAGGTAAAGGCCCATTATGAGGAGAACCAGGCGCGTTATTTCCGGCCGCGACAGTTTCGCGCCAGCCACATCCTGATCAAGGTCGATCCCTCGGCCTCCGCCGAGGAGCGCCAGGCGCGCGAACAGAGGGCGGCTGAGTTGCTGGAGCAGGCGCGAGGCGGCGCGGATTTCTACAATCTGGCCTACCACAATTCCGATGACCGCACCCGTTACGTGGGTGGCGATCTCGGCTACTTTCACGAGGGCCAAGTGGTGCCCGAGTTCGAAACGGTGATCCTGGCCATGGAACCGGGACAGATTTCCGAGCTGGTGCGCACCCGCTTTGGGTTTCACATCATCCGGCTGGTGGAGGTCAACGAACCGCGTCAGTTGAGTTATGAGGAGGTGCGGGAACGGATTCGCGAGCGCCTGGAAAAAGAGCAGCAGGAGCGCCTCATGGATGCGTGGATGGCCGAGTTGCGCGAGCGCTATCCCCTAAAACGGCTGGACGGGGCCGCTCCCATCCGGGAGTAA
- a CDS encoding type I restriction-modification system subunit M, with product MTPGNFQQLSNFIWSVADLLRGPYRPPQYERVMLPLTVLRRFDAVLAPTKEAVLKRYETLKDKDPQLVDRVLNELAKDDDGKPLGFHNHSQLDFRKLKGDPDNIGRHLVDYINGFSENIRKIFERFEFEQEIAKLEEANRLYQVVSQFAEIDLHPRHVDNITMGLVFEDLIRRFNEAANETAGDHFTPREVIRLMVNLLLEPDTKVLTQEGVIVTICDPACGTGGMLAEAQNWIRAHNEHATVKVYGQDYNPRSYAVAASDLLIKGHRDSRIEYGNTLTNDQFPDMRFDYLLANPPFGVDWKGEKKEIDRWPNFRGYNGKLPRINDGALLFLIHMIAKFQPWQPGNRDKSGSRIAIVFNGSPLFTGGAGSGESEIRRWIIENDWLEAIVALPEQMFYNTGIGTFVWVLSNRKEAHRRGKIQLIDAREHWTPMKRSLGNKRRWLDEKAIDEVTREHGALAESKTSKLFDNADFGYRRVTILRPLRLKFQLTQEAKERFLDTCPELLDAVLAIEEALGNEPHIDWNGVWDEAQKIVKRLPDDQGWAKGAKGTAQKKAFRDAFTEVDPEAEPVIAKEHKKVDLDFDALFPGQDWSHAKARSREDIEELLGLNPAGKGKLVEYEADSNLKDFENIPLKEDIVSYVLREVRPYVADAWIDRETLDEQDGGIGKVGYEINFNREFFQYQPPRPLAEIDAELKAVEKRIMELLREVTE from the coding sequence ATGACTCCGGGCAATTTTCAACAACTTTCCAATTTCATCTGGTCCGTGGCCGATTTGCTACGCGGCCCCTATCGGCCACCTCAGTATGAACGGGTCATGCTGCCGCTGACCGTGCTGCGCCGTTTCGATGCGGTGCTGGCTCCCACCAAGGAGGCGGTCCTCAAGCGCTACGAGACCTTGAAGGACAAAGACCCGCAGCTGGTGGACCGGGTGCTGAACGAGCTGGCCAAGGACGACGACGGCAAGCCGCTGGGTTTTCACAATCACAGCCAGCTTGATTTCCGCAAGCTCAAGGGCGACCCGGACAACATCGGTCGCCATCTGGTCGATTACATCAACGGTTTTTCCGAAAACATCCGCAAGATATTCGAGCGCTTCGAGTTCGAACAGGAGATTGCCAAGCTTGAAGAGGCCAACCGCCTCTATCAGGTGGTGTCGCAGTTTGCCGAAATTGATCTGCACCCCCGCCATGTGGACAACATCACCATGGGGCTGGTGTTCGAAGACCTGATCCGGCGTTTCAACGAGGCCGCCAACGAAACGGCCGGTGACCACTTCACCCCGCGCGAGGTCATCCGCCTGATGGTCAATTTGCTGCTGGAGCCTGATACCAAGGTGCTGACCCAGGAGGGGGTGATTGTCACCATCTGCGATCCGGCCTGCGGTACCGGCGGCATGCTGGCCGAAGCGCAGAACTGGATTCGTGCTCATAATGAACACGCTACCGTCAAGGTCTACGGCCAGGACTACAACCCGCGCTCCTACGCCGTCGCCGCCTCCGACCTGCTGATCAAGGGGCACCGTGACAGCCGTATCGAATACGGCAACACCCTGACCAACGATCAGTTTCCCGACATGCGCTTTGACTACCTGTTGGCCAACCCGCCCTTTGGCGTCGACTGGAAGGGAGAGAAGAAGGAGATCGACCGCTGGCCCAACTTTCGCGGCTACAACGGCAAACTGCCGCGCATCAACGACGGCGCACTGCTCTTTCTGATCCACATGATCGCCAAGTTTCAGCCGTGGCAGCCAGGCAACCGCGACAAGTCCGGCTCGCGCATCGCCATTGTTTTCAACGGCTCGCCGCTCTTCACCGGCGGCGCGGGCAGCGGTGAAAGCGAAATCCGCCGCTGGATCATCGAAAACGACTGGCTGGAAGCCATCGTCGCCCTGCCGGAGCAGATGTTCTATAACACCGGCATCGGCACCTTTGTCTGGGTGCTGAGCAACCGTAAGGAAGCACACCGCAGGGGCAAGATTCAGTTGATCGACGCCCGCGAACACTGGACGCCGATGAAGCGCAGCCTCGGCAACAAACGCCGCTGGCTGGATGAAAAGGCCATTGATGAAGTAACCCGCGAGCATGGCGCGCTGGCCGAATCGAAGACCAGCAAGCTCTTTGACAACGCCGACTTTGGCTACCGCCGCGTCACCATCCTGCGCCCGCTACGCCTGAAATTCCAACTCACCCAGGAGGCCAAGGAACGCTTCCTGGACACCTGCCCCGAACTGCTCGACGCCGTGCTGGCCATCGAAGAAGCGCTTGGCAATGAGCCGCACATTGACTGGAATGGGGTGTGGGACGAGGCGCAGAAGATCGTCAAACGCCTGCCGGATGATCAGGGCTGGGCCAAGGGGGCCAAGGGGACGGCTCAGAAAAAAGCCTTCCGCGACGCCTTCACCGAGGTCGATCCCGAAGCCGAGCCGGTAATTGCCAAAGAACACAAGAAAGTTGATCTGGATTTCGACGCGCTGTTCCCCGGCCAGGATTGGTCTCACGCGAAGGCGCGAAGCCGCGAAGATATTGAGGAGCTGTTGGGACTGAATCCGGCGGGCAAGGGCAAGTTAGTCGAGTATGAGGCCGACTCTAACCTGAAGGACTTTGAAAACATCCCCCTCAAGGAAGATATCGTCAGCTATGTGCTGCGCGAGGTCCGGCCCTACGTGGCCGACGCCTGGATCGACCGCGAAACGCTCGACGAGCAGGATGGCGGCATCGGCAAGGTGGGGTACGAGATCAACTTCAACCGCGAGTTCTTCCAGTACCAACCACCGCGCCCGCTGGCCGAGATCGACGCCGAACTGAAGGCGGTGGAGAAGCGGATTATGGAGCTCCTGCGGGAGGTGACAGAGTGA
- the yedF gene encoding sulfurtransferase-like selenium metabolism protein YedF codes for MQSLDCRQQKCPHPVIETRKLILASSGGPLEVLVGDETARDNVTRFAESQGYGVSVAPAEGGFALRLTPGAKPASDAPEPAVTGRTLVYIAADVMGSGSDELGHILLKNFLFTLAELESRPDALFFVNAGVKLVCKNSEVRETLEKLACEGVDIAACGLCLEYFHLKDQVAVGRVTNMLDIVTSLSQAGRIIRP; via the coding sequence ATGCAAAGCCTCGATTGCCGTCAGCAGAAATGCCCCCATCCCGTCATCGAAACCCGCAAGCTGATCCTGGCGAGCAGCGGTGGGCCCCTGGAAGTGCTGGTGGGGGATGAAACCGCCCGCGACAACGTCACGCGCTTCGCCGAAAGCCAGGGCTACGGCGTCAGCGTCGCCCCCGCCGAAGGGGGCTTCGCCCTGCGCCTGACGCCCGGCGCCAAGCCGGCATCCGACGCGCCCGAACCGGCCGTCACCGGCCGCACCCTGGTCTACATCGCTGCGGATGTCATGGGCAGCGGCAGCGACGAACTGGGACACATCCTGCTGAAGAATTTTCTCTTCACCCTCGCAGAACTCGAATCCCGCCCCGACGCCCTCTTTTTCGTCAATGCCGGCGTGAAACTGGTCTGCAAGAATTCCGAGGTCCGCGAAACCCTGGAAAAACTTGCCTGCGAGGGAGTCGACATCGCGGCCTGCGGCCTGTGCCTGGAATACTTTCACCTCAAGGATCAGGTGGCGGTGGGCCGCGTCACCAACATGCTCGACATCGTCACCTCCCTGAGCCAGGCCGGCCGCATCATCCGCCCCTGA
- a CDS encoding DUF3597 domain-containing protein produces MSLFGKILEKLGFSRPVVQAAPAAQPASAAPSAPATPAAPAAVTVVDVMAKLEGMAAASREKLNWKVSIVDLLKLLGLDSSLAARKELATELGCPAAKMGDSAQMNMWLHKTVLQKLAENGGNIPKELLG; encoded by the coding sequence ATGAGCCTGTTTGGCAAAATCCTTGAGAAGCTCGGTTTCTCTCGTCCCGTCGTCCAAGCCGCTCCCGCGGCCCAGCCTGCGTCTGCCGCCCCGTCAGCCCCCGCAACCCCTGCGGCGCCGGCGGCCGTCACGGTGGTTGATGTCATGGCCAAGCTTGAAGGAATGGCTGCCGCAAGCCGCGAAAAGCTCAACTGGAAGGTCTCGATTGTCGATCTGCTCAAGCTGCTGGGGCTCGACAGCAGCCTGGCGGCGCGCAAGGAGCTGGCGACCGAGCTTGGCTGCCCGGCGGCCAAGATGGGCGATTCGGCGCAGATGAATATGTGGCTGCACAAGACCGTTCTGCAAAAACTCGCCGAGAACGGCGGCAATATTCCGAAGGAACTCCTGGGCTGA
- a CDS encoding DUF4382 domain-containing protein, producing the protein MQTLVSRGRSLMLLCLFTALSLIGCGGGGGDSVAVGAGGGGASVSVLLTDAPTDEMKEVWVSVREIRLLGGARQEVIFSSNPATEIDLLSLTGESAYLGTKDEVPAGCYDKIRLQIDAIELVPKDENEPPILLTGNALPANGKIDLNPRDRFCLEEGEQVAVQLDMDAEKSLHIVKAGNSGKYKVRPVVFVDILREPRSGKLVRLSGQVAQIAPAEEAFLLCPAQVRPLSSLQSAREVSECLEVSTRHATIFNANGDPVGLAGLNINDRVEVLGHLLLAENPQAFDVARVFDAVLVEIGMFQKLSGTIDQKLDDNAFRLRLDPSQGYAQGTILEVRLTAESRIYSTDGTALSGAALTPGTIVMVDGILDPTLGVLKTALVVVRADAGQNRIQGVVTAISTAGLTVRDNEGAEHPALFTPWSNVYRLQVVEGSFQMLPSSPAAIRVGDEVTLFVSHPGLVQDVFLLN; encoded by the coding sequence ATGCAGACGCTGGTTTCTCGAGGCAGATCCCTCATGCTGCTATGCCTTTTTACGGCTTTGTCGCTCATCGGTTGTGGCGGCGGGGGCGGCGACAGTGTGGCGGTCGGAGCGGGCGGCGGCGGTGCCAGTGTTTCGGTGCTGCTGACCGATGCGCCGACCGATGAGATGAAAGAAGTTTGGGTCAGCGTCCGGGAAATCAGGCTTCTCGGCGGGGCGCGGCAGGAGGTTATTTTCTCGTCCAACCCGGCCACCGAAATCGATCTTCTGTCCCTCACCGGGGAGTCGGCATACCTGGGGACCAAAGATGAAGTGCCGGCCGGATGCTACGACAAAATCCGCCTGCAGATCGACGCCATCGAGCTTGTTCCCAAGGACGAAAACGAACCGCCCATTTTACTGACCGGCAATGCCCTGCCGGCCAACGGCAAGATCGATCTTAACCCACGAGACCGGTTTTGTCTGGAAGAGGGTGAACAGGTCGCGGTGCAGTTGGACATGGACGCCGAAAAATCACTGCATATCGTCAAGGCCGGAAATAGCGGCAAATACAAGGTGCGGCCGGTGGTGTTCGTGGATATCCTGCGCGAACCCAGGTCCGGGAAACTGGTGCGTCTGAGCGGCCAGGTTGCGCAAATTGCGCCCGCCGAAGAGGCGTTTTTGCTCTGTCCGGCGCAGGTGCGCCCCCTGAGCTCTTTACAAAGCGCGCGGGAGGTGAGCGAGTGCCTGGAGGTCAGCACGCGCCATGCCACGATCTTTAACGCCAATGGTGATCCCGTGGGCCTTGCCGGATTGAACATCAACGACCGCGTCGAGGTTTTGGGCCATCTTCTGCTCGCGGAAAATCCTCAAGCGTTTGACGTGGCGCGCGTCTTTGACGCCGTGCTGGTGGAAATCGGCATGTTTCAGAAACTCAGCGGCACCATTGACCAGAAATTGGACGACAACGCCTTTAGACTGCGGCTGGATCCTTCGCAGGGGTATGCGCAGGGCACGATTCTCGAGGTGCGGTTGACGGCGGAAAGCCGGATCTATTCCACGGATGGCACGGCCTTGAGCGGCGCCGCTCTGACGCCGGGGACAATCGTGATGGTCGACGGCATTCTGGATCCAACCTTAGGTGTCCTGAAAACGGCGCTGGTGGTCGTGCGTGCCGATGCCGGGCAAAATCGCATTCAGGGCGTAGTTACGGCGATTTCCACCGCTGGTCTGACGGTAAGAGACAACGAAGGTGCTGAGCACCCGGCGCTCTTTACGCCTTGGAGCAATGTCTATCGCCTGCAGGTGGTCGAAGGCAGTTTCCAGATGCTGCCATCGAGCCCCGCTGCGATCAGGGTGGGTGATGAGGTCACCCTTTTTGTCTCGCACCCGGGGCTTGTCCAGGATGTTTTTCTGCTGAATTAA
- a CDS encoding DUF937 domain-containing protein: MDLLEQLLGAQGGALPRQVAGKFGLDEAQARQAMAQLLPALSQGRRKNAAAPGGLDALLEALQSGNHQRYVDNPQEIERPETIENGNGILGHILGSKDVSRQVATRASEKTGLDPGILKKMLPIVAAMAMGALSKQAASSGALSQGRMGAAPGGRGADSLLSLLDFNKDGSIADDLLGLAKKFFK; the protein is encoded by the coding sequence ATGGATCTACTCGAACAGCTTCTCGGTGCGCAAGGTGGTGCTCTGCCCCGCCAGGTTGCGGGAAAGTTCGGGCTCGATGAAGCCCAAGCCAGGCAGGCCATGGCCCAACTGCTGCCCGCTCTCTCACAAGGGCGGAGGAAAAACGCCGCCGCACCCGGCGGACTTGATGCTTTGCTGGAGGCCCTGCAAAGCGGCAACCACCAACGCTATGTCGATAATCCGCAGGAGATCGAGCGCCCCGAGACCATCGAGAACGGCAACGGCATCCTGGGTCATATTCTGGGCAGCAAGGACGTCAGTCGCCAGGTCGCGACGCGCGCCTCGGAAAAAACCGGCCTTGATCCGGGGATCCTGAAAAAAATGCTGCCGATTGTCGCCGCCATGGCCATGGGTGCACTGAGCAAGCAGGCCGCTTCGTCCGGCGCTTTGAGCCAGGGGCGGATGGGTGCCGCACCCGGCGGGCGCGGCGCCGATTCGCTTTTGTCCCTGCTCGATTTCAACAAGGATGGTTCGATTGCCGACGATCTGCTCGGCCTGGCAAAAAAATTCTTTAAATAA